A single Mercenaria mercenaria strain notata chromosome 9, MADL_Memer_1, whole genome shotgun sequence DNA region contains:
- the LOC123546938 gene encoding adrenocorticotropic hormone receptor-like: MQRAQINTTLVTPNISVNATETTEGLLSNPIELVSFTLSILGIIANVTAIFATVKVPNYKTTHSKLIVSLCVSDGLVLIAIPLKYILDTFSDLFGDCKNLYKPILYIALIATQINLLAMALDHYIAIMRPLHHRRLMSNFRGNFIVMIIWVFSITAGLLEFIIGLLMKAESGDTKSVCTIILIDQYDLEIFIIGFIFVVLFIIVIIYTRIYMQLKSHVLVGIPRKQTSKALVTTVLLIGTFTLCWAPMGIFQIYMNFLYKTDVFYLIDHLEALLLVNRILLIILQLNSLIDPLIYAIRLPQVRTGCHAFFGSYKYETRPEISLPLSPLRDHYITEINE, from the coding sequence ATGCAGAGGGCGCAAATAAACACAACACTTGTTACCCCAAACATCAGTGTGAATGCCACGGAGACAACGGAGGGACTGCTTTCTAACCCTATAGAGCTCGTCTCCTTCACTTTATCCATTCTCGGAATAATCGCTAATGTAACAGCAATTTTTGCAACCGTGAAAGTACCCAACTACAAGACGACTCATTCAAAGCTTATCGTTAGCCTATGTGTCTCAGATGGTCTCGTTTTAATTGCTATCCCTTTGAAATACATACTCGATACGTTCTCCGACCTGTTTGGAGACTGCAAAAATTTGTATAAGCCGATTCTCTACATTGCTCTAATTGCCACTCAAATAAATCTTCTTGCGATGGCATTAGATCATTATATCGCTATTATGAGACCATTACATCACAGACGTCTGATGTCTAATTTTCGTGGAAACTTCATTGTGATGATAATATGGGTTTTTAGTATTACCGCTGGTCTTCTGGAATTTATAATCGGCTTATTAATGAAAGCTGAAAGTGGTGATACAAAATCGGTGTGTACAATTATCTTAATTGACCAGTATGACCTAGAAATTTTCATAATAGGTTTTATATTTGTTGTACTATTCATCATCGTTATAATTTACACACGGATATACATGCAGCTTAAAAGCCACGTACTAGTCGGAATTCCTCGAAAGCAGACGTCAAAGGCTTTAGTGACAACAGTTCTACTTATTGGAACATTTACGTTATGCTGGGCTCCCATGGGAATTTTTCAAATCTACATGAACTTTTTATACAAGACTGATGTCTTCTATTTGATCGATCACCTCGAGGCGCTACTTTTGGTGAACAGAATCCTGCTTATTATTCTCCAACTGAATTCGTTAATTGACCCACTTATCTACGCCATTAGGCTTCCTCAGGTACGGACAGGATGTCACGCTTTTTTCGGTTCATATAAATATGAAACAAGACCGGAAATTTCATTACCGCTCAGCCCATTGCGAGATCACTACATCACTGAGATTAATGAATAA